Proteins encoded together in one Archocentrus centrarchus isolate MPI-CPG fArcCen1 unplaced genomic scaffold, fArcCen1 scaffold_44_ctg1, whole genome shotgun sequence window:
- the LOC115777148 gene encoding uncharacterized protein LOC115777148, with product MQHGLPMKVLDKAFTVSNKPVDDHEEKWKKRENSAGQSKSKSKYFNPPKRIQNPKPSQHTKTKIKGADADQHNKESQLTQLWKKSDTEVVVAVVPSQIKGRSFVIHHSELCSLRPHQWLNGEIIESLFHVAAHASGVVDTIYILNHYTAGVILFGDRTELPRQSLPRVNFDNYEAVLSFVLVNNNHWKLLYINTNASTVFLMDPAQLSSELEDSKNAAKRIQEYFKMRRTCHGKTDWVGIRWKGGAMRHPIQQDGSSCGVIVVKVH from the exons ATGCAGCATGGTCTTCCAATGAAAGTTCTTGACAAAGCCTTCACAGTTTCTAACAAACCTGTAGATGATCATGAAGAGAAATGGAAGAAGAGGGAAAATTCTGCTGGTCAATCTAAGTCCAAGTCCAAGTACTTCAATCCCCCGAAGAGAATACAAAATCCTAAACCTTcacaacacactaaaacaaagaTCAAAGGAGCAGATGCCGATCAGCATAATAAAGAATCACAG TTAACTCAGCTTTGGAAAAAGAGTGATACAGAAGTTGTTGTTGCAGTTGTCCCTTCACAAATTAAGGGTCGGAGCTTTGTCATCCACCATTCAGAGCTGTGCTCTCTTCGTCCACATCAGTGGTTGAATGGGGAG ATCATTGAAAGCCTGTTTCATGTGGCTGCCCATGCATCGGGAGTGGTGGACACCATTTACATCCTCAATCACTACACAGCTGGTGTGATTTTGTTTGGGGACAGAACAGAGCTTCCTCGCCAAAGTTTACCTAGG GTGAACTTTGACAACTATGAAGCAGTTCTATCTTTTGTGCTGGTGAACAACAACCACTGGAAGTTGCTG TACATCAATACAAATGCCAGCACAGTATTCCTAATGGATCCTGCACAACTGTCATCAGAGCTCGAGGACTCCAAAAATGCAGCTAAAAGAATACA GGAATACTTCAAGATGAGAAGGACATGCCATGGGAAAACAGATTGGGTTGGGATCCGATGGAAAGGGGGGGCTATGAGACACCCCATTCAACAAGATGGAAGCAGCTGCGGAGTCATTGTAGTGAAAGTACATTGA